TTTTCAATGAATAGACGGTTTGAAACACCCACTCGAAATGTAGTGTCAAAAGTGGTATAAATTGGGAATATTTAAGAACAAGTACTtccaaattacatttttaggtAAAGTTCCCTCGACTTcatagtttgtttgtttttcagatgtgAGAATATGACAGACTTGGCACATTTTTATTCCattagaaaatatattaaaggattttttttctttttcttgtcaaACTCAGCTCACCTTCAACTGATCCTGGAACTCAGAGGAGACATCGATCCTTCACCCCAACAGATATTCGTGAGATTCTAATTTTTTCACTCTGTATGTGCTGTATATCTAAACGTTGAACTCACCTGTTACTTCTTTCTAACCTACAGAAAGTAATCCAAGCTATGAGAATCCAGTTGGTGGTAAGAATAAGTTTGCTTTCACTTTGGCATTTTACAAATCCATGTTGACGAAGCAAAAAGAAGTCATGTTTGTTGTAACTTTAAAATCATAAAGACATTGAGTTGCTAAAGAGCTTCTGGTTCACCATTGGGTTATTTCAGTGCAGTAAGAAATGTTCCCTTATGGCATTTCTGCTGCATGGAAGACTTTAGctttgttttgacatttgtAAGTCTTGATATAACTTATTGGCTTTGACTTAGGACTAAATGCTCTCCGCTTGGAACTTGGTGGCCGAAACAATTTATTTGTCAACTAACAACAGGTTGCTTTGTCCTGGGACTAAGACCTTTGGACTCGTTAGTTTTGATTTTGGACATGTTGTACATGACATGGGACTTGCTGGCAGGTTGGACTTATGGTCTGGATTTACaaatggtttcttttttttctttttcttttttacttcagACCAGGTGGTTTTGAGATCTGTTGGCCTCAAACTTTGGAACTTTGAGACTTATTGGTTTTGACTTGGGACTTGTAAGACTTGATTTGGGACTTGTTGGCTTTTGACTTGGAAATTGTTTGTCTTCAGACTAGTTGATTTGACTTGGGACTTGTTAGTCCTGACTTTGGACTTAGAGGCCTTGACTTTGAGACTTGTAGGGACTTAATTTAGGACATACTGGCCTTGTATTAGGACTTGTACGTTTTGACTTGGGACTTATAAGTCTTGATAAGGGGCTTGTTGGCCTTGACAATTGAATTCCCTCTACCTACGAGTTGTTCGGTTTGATGCATGACTTGGACTTAGCCTTGGTCCAGACTGTTGGACTTATGTGTAACTTGTTCCCACCTTGGTCTATATGTCAGGATTTTAACAGCGTGGAAGCAGCAAGAGAACACCAGAGTTTTTCATTTAGCCTACTTCATCTCTCACTTTTAAGATGTAATTGTGGTGTCACAGTAATGATTGTTTAGTAAATGATGAGCTGACGTGATGTTTTCTGCAGGACCTGATTACATAAACACTGAGAGTGATCAAGAAGACCCTGGATACATGTAAGTTTATCCTTCAGGCACTGCTTTTCTCTTTGGTCCCAGCTGTAATTCTCGTCtgatcatttcttcttctctggtttttTCAGAATTGTGTTGCCTGAAGGTGAGACTCCTCTGACCAATCTGAGCCGAGCTTCGACACCCAGTTCAGGTACAATCTGGAAACCAGAAGTTTAAAGTACTTCTACAGTGTGTGCATATTTAAGCTATCTCTAATGTATGACCTCCAGCCTTTACAGATAAGTTGTTAGACTTTAAAACATCATTGACTTCTTATATTGACATTGTTTTCAGAAAactgatcagctgtttgtttcacAACAGATGTTCTACATGATTATGAGAATGTCCCAGAGAAGAAAGGTAAGGTTTTATCTTgatttttaattagttttaatATCAAATTAGCTTTCAACTTGATTTCAATACAAGTTCTTTTTAGTGTAGAGtgtttaaatactttttttcaaaggccataaaacaaaaaaaatacttttcataAATATTGTCTTATCTCCTCAGAGGACAGAGATTACCTGAATGTTGAGCTGCTGCTCCTTCAACGTGAGTTGgatttttagtgtttttaaggTCTTCCTCAATGCTGCTTGCCAAAGCAAGTTGTCCTGaaattttcttgaaatgttCACGTGTGAAAAGAGCTCTCGATGATGATTTGATTCCTTGTGATGTTTCTTCTTGATGTTTTGTCTCATGCCACTTTAAAACACTGAGATCACGTAACAGGTTCAACTGATGTTTCATTGAATGCTTTCTTACAGGATCAACATCAGACTTGTCCgctcagagcagcagcagtagtgacaatgatgatgaagatgacgatgatgatgatgatgatgaggggaACTACGTCAATCAGCCACCGGTTAGTGGAGCACAAAGCTCTAGGATGTTTGAAACTTTTACTATAAAGAAGCAGTCAGCTtagttttctttctccttttcagATGCTTCCCTGCTAGCCCAGTGCATGATGGGACACAGACTGACCGTCCACATCTTTCACcctcttcattttcctgaagatgatgatgacgacTTTCACTTGAGAACAGATCACCTTTCATTCTCAGTTCCTGACGACAGCTGAGGGTACTCGTCTTACACAGACAGGATTTGAGGAGCCGTGGGGTCTCAGTTTTCATCAGACGTCTGACAGCAGGAGCACTGATGTAGATCCAGACACTTCTAATTGTGTCTGCATGGAGGCAGAAATATGTAAACACACGGTTTAATCAGGATTTTAAAGCCATGTGTGCAAGTGGTTGTACTTTCATAATCTCCCAAACCAACCCTCTATAGAAGCTCTATTCACACATGCCCTAAACTATTGGAATATTGTTGCACATTCGAATGCAGATAGCATCATTTTTCGTCTCAATTGTTTGGAACTTTTTCCTCCATCGTAAAATTTGCTCAAGCTGATGAACGCAGCCGGATCTCACCTGGCAGTGATGATGTACACATGGTCCCCAACCGATGTGATCTTCTGAAGCTTATTGAAGCTGCTTCATTTTCTTCCTGCTCACCAGCATGTTTCATTCCCATTCCGTCTTTGATACCGTGACGACGTCCAATTAAACATAGCATTCATATAAAGGCAAAAGCTGTAGGACGTTTTCATAGTGACCACTGCAGCATCCTTCAGCGTCATTCCTTGCCTCCGACtccccccccctgctgtgagTGACACGTATGATTCAGCAACTCGGGAAGATTTCTAAAGGGTAGGCCGTCCTTTAACTTTATTAAAATCCTCCTGagggcatgtgtgaaaagggctagAGTGAGACCTGGCCTAATTCTTTAGTTTTTACCCTCAAATTCAGCAAAAATGTACGGTTTCAAAATATTAGTGTCAACTTAGACAGAGAGTTACCTGTTACTGAACACTAAATTTAAATCCATAATAATCCTAACAACAGTTGAGTCCAGTCCACAAACCGCCAACATTGTAGTTCCTTCTGATGTCATTTACAGTCAATCTCTCACCAGGAATCAGTCCAACAAATTTTACTTTTGCAGAattgtttcattatttcttttatCTAATATGTagaattctttattttttttaatcctgttatcctctgtatcttttttttgtaccatgTTTAATACTTTGATTTTACTGACAACTCCTGAGAATGTCTACAACTTAAATTTTTTAGTGTATTTATGAGTCGATGATGTCATATTCGCATGTCTCTGTTATCTGCCTGTtacttcaattcaattaaatctTAACAAAGCTGAAGACACTTCTAGATTGTAAATGTTAAtgaacaaagcctgagtgacgtcacagaTCTGTTACTGCAGCAGAAGCCATCCTGGATTTGCTGTCTCACCCTGACAACAGGCTTTAGCTAcagctgaggttttttttaagcctcTGGAAAAACTGTTACATGGCGCCCTGCGGTCAATCAGGTCAGCAACACGCCCTTTTGCGAATAatgcttatccttcataaaataaaaactgatcaAAAAAACTATCAAAAAAACTCAGTGTGTGCCAGTGGAGACATAACCTAATCAGAGCTATCTCGTTCTTTGagccaggctgtaaacatgttcactgatagcttttttttttggcttggtgtgtgtgtgtgtaacttccggtacttctgcagccagcctcaaggggacacttgacaaactgcaggatttttcacaTCGGCTTCAATTTCCAACATtggaggtttctgcttggtCTGTGCTGAACACCTTGTTTCTCGTAATTTGTAACGAGGTTGTTACATGAAGcgcaggtgaaaaaaaaaaaaagcatgctaAACGCCTGTTTAACAAGACGTGCTCATTTTTAAAGTCTCCTCTTGTTTGTTGGTTTGAATTAACAACTTCCATGAGCAGCTCATTTAAAGTGATTGAATccacagttgttttttttaatggttttattaTTAATGAACTGGCTTTGTCTGTAAAAGGACAAAGAGGGGAAAGGAGGTAAAACTGTTTTCAGTCGTCAGTAATCGTCTTCGGTCCATCTTCATGTTCGTGAGTGAAAACAGtcagtatttacatttaaaaatcagacAAGTCCTGTGTGAGATGTTTCTGTGTAAAAGATAAAAGTGTTAAGAACGATGTGTTAGTTTTATGTCAGGGAGTGGGAATGTTGTAAGATGTTTGGGGGTTttagttggtttttttttctcatgtcacAGAGTAACATTTGTCTTCCTCGCTCTTGGATCCAGCTGTGACGAGGAGGTTTCAGTTTGCAGAGGGATGATAGGAGAGCTGCTGGGAGGGGTGAGCCTGAACCTGAACAGCTggaagacacaacacaaaaacacacgtttCTTACAACTCTAGTCATAAGAAAGAAACTGAGGGTCATACCAAAGCATATCAAAGTTAAGTACAGTATCAGTAAAGGATCCATTAATCATGCCAGTCAATCTTTGATACAGTTCACAGAGAAACAGGCAGcactaaggttgtcaaaatgttaaacCCTTCAACTTGTTTTTGATAGCATTGAAAACGaccaaagctttaaaaccaGTTGACCAattttcagtcatatttttaatcaaaagctgccatgagagaaagaaataaattaaaaaggatCAATATCATATTTTTGAGGACAACTAAAGACACTTACTGAATTGCACAAACAAATGAGCCACGTTTTGATACTGAAACCTTTTCCAGTGTATGGCATGCAGGAGTTTCCTTGTAATTTTAAGTGATCACAAATAAGAAATGAGCCAGTGTGTGCACCTGGAGTTGTGTTTTACCTTGTGGGGGTCCGATGTAGAAGTGTTGTGGTGCTCCCTGCTGGAGGTTGGAGTTGTTGCCTTGCTGAGGGGAAACGTAGTGCAGCATGACAGGGTGGTGAGGTCCTGACATACCTCCTTGGACATGAGCCTGCAGAGGACAAAGAAGACACCACTTGAGAAAGTGCAAACTCAGATTCATTCTTAACAGGACCACAAGCAGAGGACGGAGATTTCTGTGGTGGTGGTAACCAGATTTACTGGAAGATAAAGTTGATGGTATCTACCTGTGTGAGCTGACTGATTGAAGGGAAGCCGTGTTGCAGCTGCTGATGGGTGGGCAGGCTGTACCCCTGCATGGTGTAAGAGGCCTGAGGGGAGCTGTGGCCTGGCTGCAAGTTAGGAGGGGTGGGAGCTGACAAACCTCCAGAGTGAAACATTGACTGAGGCTGAGGACCGCCCTGATTCgactgagagaaaaacagagtttAAGAAAACCTTTGATGCAAATATAAACCAAAGACTTTTCAAACAATGTCACAGAAGGAGAAGGTTTTGAAATAATTTGTAACCATTGACTTcacattattttactttttttaatttgttgttccACCACTTTCAGCCAAGATGTCTTAACAGGGCACTTAAGAGTAAAAACAGATATTCATAGGTATCCAAGACCGATTGCATCAAAAGATTATTACGTTCGCGAACATTGCTTATGACCAGTCTTCCTCCAAATTAAGTACTGCAATCATGGGTGTGGGCCCCCATACCTGAGAGTGACCTGGACTGGGTGCTGTGTGCTGGGGTGGTGGTTGATTCCCAGTAGGGGTGCTGGAGGGTCCAGGATGGATGGAGCCCGAGTGGTGAGAGAACGACTGAGCTGAGAGAGGGACACCAAATACAAGCAAGAACGTCAACACTTGTTTGTCCTTACAGGTCAATCAcaccctcctccttctcatattgttttctttctttctttttattgccCGAATTAAATCACAACTCTTGAGTTATTACGAGTGCAGGTCTCTACAAACTGAACTatgtagaaagaaaagaagattaaTTTTTTCAAAATAGGCTGCTGTGGGTTTGttagatacaaaataaaaaaatctgcaaatgataaatatatttaatcaaGCTTAATGTCTGCTTACCATACATGGCCTGTTGTTGCCTCTGCTGGCCCTCTGCCTGGCCAGGATACTGGGGACCAGGGGGACCCATTGGCTGAGGAGTGACTCCAGATGTCAGCATCCTCGCACCCCCCTGGAGCATTGAGTAAACCGGCTGCAAGAGACAGAAGCCCTTTTCAGCACTATAACAAAGCTCCACCATTCACAGTTAATCTGCTGATTATTTCCTCAGTTgcctgattgactgattgattggttATAAAGCTTtgcaaaaaagtttgaaatgcaGTTGAAGGGATCCAGAGTCTACGGTTTTTCCAACCATCAGTGTAGACATCTGAATTATTACAAGTGcattcatattcatgttttgtatttcagtgaaTGATTGATAAGGTTGTAGTTGTTATTGTGTGTAGCAGCAGGAACTCTGACTCTTCACAGCTAAACATCGGTTTGCCTCGTCTGTACCTGTCCGTGGTAGTGCGGGGGCATGGCCTGGATCACCTGACCGTACTGCAGGTAAGACTGGGGGTAAGGTGACGCCACCAGTGGGGgtcctgctgctgatgctgcagcAGAGATCATGGGGGAGGTCTGCGAGGCGTGATGCTCTGGCCGCTGTCCTACCACTGGACCTGAAACAGCAGAATAACTGAGGATTTTAGCTAAGAGACTTCCTGAGcttcagtcattaaaaatcatgTAATTTCagcaaaaataaagatgatGTAAAATCATTGCAGCTGTCACCTATAGCATGCATTAAAAGAAATCAGAGTGGAAATGGATGTGCAGACGTCTGCAAACTTACAAACTATCTACAAAACTATGAAAAGAACAGAGAAAGTGAACAGAATATGCAGAGgaagttatttattctctcTAAGTCTTCAGGAGGATTCATCCAATTGAAAcatgtaaaagtgtaaaaaaaaacagacccaCCTTTAGGTCTGGGGTATTTGCCCTGGTTGACAGCGGACATGGTGTACTGATAGATCTGAGGACTCTGAGGAGAGAACAGAGGGACGTTAGTGTTACAGCAGAGGATGCGAtgaatctctgcagacagaGACGAAAGAGGATCAGACCTGGATGGAGTGTCCTTGGATGTGGAGGGGGGACATATAGGACAGGTAGTGTCCCGACGGGCTGCTGTAGAtggctcctcctcctggctGTCCTTGTGGTGGCAGAACCAAGGAGGGGCTTGGGGGCGTTGGTCGAGGAGGAGTGGGGGTCAACGCAGGCTTCTGTCAaatatagaaaagaaaaaaaaagttactttcAGTGTTCACAAAGTCCAAATGTAAGGCATTGATTCAAACTGAAAAGGcgactgtttctgtttctgtttatggTTTTAACTAACTTACCGGGGGAGCGTTTCCTTTTATTGGAAGAAATTCTTTTGCATTTGGATTTAAAGTGGAGTTTTTCACATGCCTGGAAGAGAGAagcaaaaaaagtagaaaaggtCAAACCACAATAAGAAAACACAGGGGGGCATCAGGTATAAGTGGAACACATTGAAAACATGATTAAGAAACAGAAAAGTTAGAGAAATCAACCTTTATCTCCAGATGCAGGGATGAAAGCTTAAACCAACTAACCAACACGACCTTCTTATTAAAAGATTAGGAGTAGTCACTTACACAGCAGCTGCGGACTCAGCCTCCGAATGATCACCGCTCTCCAGAGAAGCAGCCCCCTCAGTGTTAGGGGCCACAGCTAACTGTGTCATCCCAGAGTCCAGCCCCCCCGGCCCTGAGGACTGGTGGCCAACAGAAGCTGGGGGGGTGGTAGTCGGGGAGGGTGCAATTGTTGTCTGCTGCAGGTCTTGGGCAGAAGAGGTGAGGGGGCTGACAGGTTTAGGTGgtgaaggtgaggagggggACGGGGAGGAAGAGTCAACGGGTGAGGCCGAGATGTGCTGAGGAGGGTCTGCAGAGGCCGGGCTTGTTGTCGGGGAGGAGCTGGGCTGCAGCTGAGAGACAAACGGGGgagacaacaaaaataaactcacTTATAACTTCACAGAAACCAACTCAACACGCAGGAGtgatttaaatgaataaacacaAGTTTGATCAAGGAACTATGGCTTCATTCTAAGTaaaattaaagctcctgtgaggagttttattagctggttatgaaacattAAATTCATATggatgcctctttatgagctacaaacACAAATGAGGCTATCAGCATGAAGgttgattatttaaataattattatttatgcTTGACACTCCTGCTGCAGGGTTGGTGTCTGACAAAGCGATAACAgcctgctgcaaaaaaaaacaaacgtatTTCCACACTACAGATTCTCAATGAGTAATACAACCCCTTATGACCcatgtatgacccctgtatgacccctgtatgacccctgtactTCACTTCATATG
This Labrus bergylta chromosome 16, fLabBer1.1, whole genome shotgun sequence DNA region includes the following protein-coding sequences:
- the LOC109992901 gene encoding uncharacterized protein, producing MNSSWLFLIMAAAIFVSMVLLAFVCLDCRINGPPVSISQGNASDEYMPSTNFRVIHPYQPSIDTNSIHPSSNLLSPFSPSTDPGTQRRHRSFTPTDIQSNPSYENPVGGPDYINTESDQEDPGYIIVLPEGETPLTNLSRASTPSSDVLHDYENVPEKKEDRDYLNVELLLLQRSTSDLSAQSSSSSDNDDEDDDDDDDDEGNYVNQPPMLPC